GCATCAGAACGAGCGTTGCGACCTGGAGCAGGACCAGGAAGAGCGGCACCGACGCCACGTCCGCCAGTTCCGAGAATCCGAACCGGCCCCGGAAGCGGTCGATCAGCCCGTGCGCAGTTCGGTGCACGAAGTAGAGCCCCGCCAGCGTTACCGCGAAAGACAACAGGATCGATCGGACGACGTGGCCCAGGACGTAATGCCCCATCTCGTGGGCCATGACGAAGAGGACTTCGCGCTCATTCAGCTTGGCCAGCAGCGTATCCCAGAGGACGATCCGCTTGGTGTCGAGGAACCCGGTGACGTAGGCGTTGACCGCCTTGGTGTCGACGCTCTTCTCCACCTCGAAGACCCGGCTCGATTCGATCCCCGCTCGTTCGGCCAGGCTCAGGATCGACTGCTCCAGCGCCTTGTCCTTCATCGGCCCGAACGTGTTGAACAGCGGGTCGATGTAGAGCGGCTTGACGATCATCCCCAGCAGCAGGAAGGGAATCGACGCCAGCGACATCCAGAGCCACCAGCGCTTCCGGGTCCGTCTCAAAAAGGCGAACAACCCGAGGGCTATCAGGACTCCGACCCCGGCGTCGACGGCCAGGGCGATGAAGTGGTCCTGGAGCCACTTGCCCTGCGTCTGATTCGACAGGCCGTAAGCGTGGAGCCTGACGTAGCCCTGGTAATAATCCAGCGGCAACTCGACCAGCGTGACCAGCAGCATGTACAGCGGCACATAAATCGCGA
This sequence is a window from Paludisphaera rhizosphaerae. Protein-coding genes within it:
- a CDS encoding M48 family metallopeptidase, with the translated sequence KIGVNEPGERTTEEARMGKAWLWLIVVVAGSGLGIARGQEPTADASPAVTAASEVDENAPVAVPEASEKAMEFYRTGMGFWAFNRVWGILLPAAILFSGFSARLRNMASGSGRWPWAVAVAIYVPLYMLLVTLVELPLDYYQGYVRLHAYGLSNQTQGKWLQDHFIALAVDAGVGVLIALGLFAFLRRTRKRWWLWMSLASIPFLLLGMIVKPLYIDPLFNTFGPMKDKALEQSILSLAERAGIESSRVFEVEKSVDTKAVNAYVTGFLDTKRIVLWDTLLAKLNEREVLFVMAHEMGHYVLGHVVRSILLSFAVTLAGLYFVHRTAHGLIDRFRGRFGFSELADVASVPLFLVLLQVATLVLMPVAMAYNRYQEHEADRFALDLTGTKHSGATAFVKLQQENLGNPRPGWVYRVFRASHPSIGERIDFCNEYQPPQTTSVTPTTPPGG